Below is a genomic region from Spirosoma radiotolerans.
ACAACTCTACCAATCGAATTGCGAACTTGAAAATTGTTTTTTAGGTTTGCTTCCAAAACCGGCTCAGTGCCGGTTTTCCATTTATTAGGTACTATATTAACTATATAGGCTTTATTAACTAATAAACCCGTATTATTATGTCACTACGCTTAGGAGATATCGCCCCCGATTTTGAGGCCGATACAACGCAAGGCCACATCCATTTTCATGAGTGGTTAGGTACTTCCTGGGGAATGCTATTCTCACACCCTGCCGATTTTACACCCGTTTGTACAACGGAATTGGGTCGGACGGCACTCTTGAAAGATGAATTCGGCAAACGAAATGTAAAAGTTATTGCCGTATCGGTGGATGATTTAGAGTCGCACAATCGTTGGACGCCCGATATTAAGGACGTGACCGGTTCAGAAGTTAACTTCCCAATTATTGCGGATGCTGACCGGAAGGTGGCTACCTTATACGATATGATTCACCCCAATGCCAGTGAAAAAACAACAGTTCGCTCGGTGTTTGTGATTGGACCCGACAAAAAAATCAAACTGACGCTGACCTATCCAGCCTCAACCGGACGTAATTTTAATGAGCTCATTCGCGTGATTGACTCGCTCCAGTTGACCGCCGACTACCAGGTCGCTACCCCCGCCGACTGGCAGCAGGGTGATGATGTTATTGTTACGCCTGCTGTTACCAATGATCAACTGGAAGCTAAATTTCCGAAAGGCGTAACGTTTGTTAAGCCGTACTTACGCACAACACCCCAGCCCAATAAGTAACGTTTCGTTACGCTAATGGCCATGCGATGCTACGCTGGATTAAGTGAAACCTGGTTACCGTAATGGGTAAGGTTGCGCTTAATTCAGCGTATTTTTTTGCTCGAG
It encodes:
- a CDS encoding peroxiredoxin, whose product is MSLRLGDIAPDFEADTTQGHIHFHEWLGTSWGMLFSHPADFTPVCTTELGRTALLKDEFGKRNVKVIAVSVDDLESHNRWTPDIKDVTGSEVNFPIIADADRKVATLYDMIHPNASEKTTVRSVFVIGPDKKIKLTLTYPASTGRNFNELIRVIDSLQLTADYQVATPADWQQGDDVIVTPAVTNDQLEAKFPKGVTFVKPYLRTTPQPNK